A section of the Papio anubis isolate 15944 chromosome 2, Panubis1.0, whole genome shotgun sequence genome encodes:
- the SGO1 gene encoding shugoshin 1 isoform X2, whose protein sequence is MAKERCLKKSFQDSLEDIKKRMKEKRNKNLAEIGKRRSFIAAPCQIITNTSTLLKNYQDNNKMLVLALENEKSKVREAQDIILQLRKECYYLTWQLYALKGKLTSQQTEEPAQNQEICSSGMDPNSDDNARNLFVKDLPQIPHEETELPGQGESFQIEGTPPETHQSPHLKLKDITNVSMYPVVKIGRLSLSPKKNKESPAVALPKRRCTVSVNYKEPTLTSKLRRGDPFTDLCFLNSPIFKQKKDLRRSKKSMKQIQ, encoded by the exons ATGGCCAAGGAAAGATGCCTGAAGAAGTCCTTTCAAGATAGTCTTGAAGACATAAAGAAGcgaatgaaagagaaaaggaataaaaacttgGCAGAGATTGGCAAACGCAGGTCTTTTATAGCTGCACCATGCCAAATAATCA ccaacacttctacactgctgaaAAATTACcaagacaacaacaaaatgttagttttagctttggaaaatgaaaaatccaaAGTGAGAGAAGCCCAAGATATCATCCTACAGCTGAGAAAAGAATGTTACTATCTCACATGGCAGCTATATGCATTGAAAGGAAAACTTACATCACAACAAACAGAAGAACCTGCTCAG AACCAGGAAATATGTTCCTCTGGAATGGACCCCAATAGCGATGACAACGCCAGAAATTTATTTGTGAAGGATTTACC GCAAATTCCTCATGAAGAAACTGAACTTCCAGGACAAGGAGAGTCATTTCAAATAGAAG gtACACCACCTGAAACTCACCAGTCACCTCATCTTAAACTGAAGGATATCACCAATGTCTCCATGTATCCTGTTGTGAAAATCGGAaggctttctctttctccaaaaaagaataaagaaagcccAGCAGTGGCTCTGCCTAAACGTAGGTGCACAGTCAGTGTGAACTATAAGGAGCCCACCCTCACTTC GAAACTGAGAAGAGGGGACCCTTTTACAGATTTGTGCTTTTTGAATTCTCCTATTTTCAAGCAGAAAAAGGATTTGAGACGTTCTAAAAAAAGTATGAAACAAATACAATGA
- the SGO1 gene encoding shugoshin 1 isoform X1, translating to MAKERCLKKSFQDSLEDIKKRMKEKRNKNLAEIGKRRSFIAAPCQIITNTSTLLKNYQDNNKMLVLALENEKSKVREAQDIILQLRKECYYLTWQLYALKGKLTSQQTEEPAQNQEICSSGMDPNSDDNARNLFVKDLPQIPHEETELPGQGESFQIEDQIPTIPQETLGFDFDSGEAKSTDNVLPRTVSVRSSLKKHCNSVCQFDSLDDFETSHLAGKSFEFERVGFLDPLVNMPENVQYNVCQWSKDQGNLSLSKLIHPGTFTKTKEDILESKSEQTKSKQRDTQERKREEKRKANRRKSKPISKYKENKSENKRTVSKKKMHKSVSCNDAYNFNLEEGVHLTPFRQKMSNDSNREENNESEVSLCESSGSGDDSDDLYLPTCKYIQNPTSDSGTRPVTRPLAKRGLKYTDEKETEGSKPTKTPTSTPPETHQSPHLKLKDITNVSMYPVVKIGRLSLSPKKNKESPAVALPKRRCTVSVNYKEPTLTSKLRRGDPFTDLCFLNSPIFKQKKDLRRSKKSMKQIQ from the exons ATGGCCAAGGAAAGATGCCTGAAGAAGTCCTTTCAAGATAGTCTTGAAGACATAAAGAAGcgaatgaaagagaaaaggaataaaaacttgGCAGAGATTGGCAAACGCAGGTCTTTTATAGCTGCACCATGCCAAATAATCA ccaacacttctacactgctgaaAAATTACcaagacaacaacaaaatgttagttttagctttggaaaatgaaaaatccaaAGTGAGAGAAGCCCAAGATATCATCCTACAGCTGAGAAAAGAATGTTACTATCTCACATGGCAGCTATATGCATTGAAAGGAAAACTTACATCACAACAAACAGAAGAACCTGCTCAG AACCAGGAAATATGTTCCTCTGGAATGGACCCCAATAGCGATGACAACGCCAGAAATTTATTTGTGAAGGATTTACC GCAAATTCCTCATGAAGAAACTGAACTTCCAGGACAAGGAGAGTCATTTCAAATAGAAG atCAGATACCTACTATTCCTCAAGAAACACTGGGATTTGATTTTGATTCAGGTGAAGCTAAGTCCACTGATAATGTCTTACCTAGAACTGTATCTGTCCGTAGCAGTTTAAAGAAACATTGTAACAGTGTATGTCAGTTTGATAGCTTGGATGATTTTGAAACCAGTCATTTGGCGGGGAAGTCTTTTGAATTCGAAAGAGTTGGATTTTTAGACCCACTAGTAAACATGCCTGAAAATGTACAATACAATGTTTGTCAATGGAGCAAGGACCAAGGTAACTTATCACTTTCAAAGCTGATTCATCCAGGAACGTTTactaaaacaaaagaagacattttagaATCTAAATCTGAACAAACTAAAAGTAAGCAAAGAGatacacaagaaagaaaaagagaagagaaaagaaaagctaacaGGAGAAAATCAAAacctatatcaaaatataaagagaataaaagtgaaaataaaagaactgtttccaaaaagaaaatgcacaaatcTGTCAGTTGCAATGATGCTTACAATTTTAATTTGGAAGAGGGTGTTCATCTTACTCCTTTCCGACAAAAAATGAGCAATGACtctaatagagaagaaaacaatgagtCTGAAGTGAGCCTCTGTGAATCAAGTGGTTCAGGAGATGATTCCGATGACCTCTATTTGCCCACTTGCAAGTACATTCAGAATCCCACCAGCGATTCAGGTACAAGACCAGTCACCAGGCCTCTAGCTAAAAGAGGACTGAAATATACAGATGAAAAAGAGACGGAGGGTTCTAAGCCAACAAAAACTCCTACTA gtACACCACCTGAAACTCACCAGTCACCTCATCTTAAACTGAAGGATATCACCAATGTCTCCATGTATCCTGTTGTGAAAATCGGAaggctttctctttctccaaaaaagaataaagaaagcccAGCAGTGGCTCTGCCTAAACGTAGGTGCACAGTCAGTGTGAACTATAAGGAGCCCACCCTCACTTC GAAACTGAGAAGAGGGGACCCTTTTACAGATTTGTGCTTTTTGAATTCTCCTATTTTCAAGCAGAAAAAGGATTTGAGACGTTCTAAAAAAAGTATGAAACAAATACAATGA